The segment TGTTGATGGCGTCGTAGGCGACTTCGCAGAGCTTGTCGATGTCCTTCTCCGTGGCCGAGAGCGGGGGCATCAGCACGATGACCTCGCCCAGCGGGCGGAGAATGACGCCGCGGCGCCGCGCTTCGAGAATGACCCGGTGGCCCACGCGCCGCGAAGGATGATACTTCGAGGTCGGGTCCATGGGATTGGGAGCCAGTTCGATGCCGCCCATCAGGCCCAGCCACCGGCACTCGCGCACGTGGTGGTGTTCCTGGATCTCGCGCAGCCAGATGGCCAGCTCTTCGGAGCGCTCGGCCACGTTCTTGAGAACCTTCTTCTTCTTGAACAGGTCGAGGCTCGCGATGGCCGCCGCGCAGGCGATCGGGTTGCCGGTAAAGGTATGGCCGTGGAAGAAGGTCTTGCCCTCTTCGGGACGACCCAGGAATGCCTCGTAGACTTTTTCGCTGGTGAGCGTTGCGGCCAGCGGCAGGTAGCCGCCGGTCAGCCCCTTGCCCACGGCCATGATGTCGGGCTGCACGTTCTCGTGCTCGCAGGCGAACATCTTGCCGGTGCGGCCAAAGCCCGTGGCCACTTCATCAACGATGAGCAGCACGTTGTGCGCATCGCAGAGCTGGCGAAGACGCAGCAGATAGCCGCCGGGCATGTCGAGGATGCCGCCGGCGCCCTGGATCATGGGCTCGATGATGACGGCGGCCAGGTTCTTGGCGTTGCGCGTGATCTTGAACTCGAGTTCGGCCAGCGCGATGGCGCGCGCCTGGAGCGCTTCGCGGCGCTCGCGTTTGTGCCAGCCGTCGAGGTTCACCTTGACGTGCTGGGGGTAGAGGTGCTTGAAGCGCCCGTGGAAATCTTCGATGCCGCCGACACTGACCGCGCCGATGGTATCGCCGTGGTATCCCTCGGAGAAGT is part of the Chrysiogenia bacterium genome and harbors:
- the bioA gene encoding adenosylmethionine--8-amino-7-oxononanoate transaminase gives rise to the protein MWHPFTQQAGWIKEQPLIIDHGKGNYLYDVEGKKYLDGVSSLWCNVHGHRVREIDAAIKNQVGKVGHSTMLGLTHEPGIKLAEKLLEVTPENLTRVFYSESGATATEIGLKMAYQYFQLTEGPETTKTKFAYFSEGYHGDTIGAVSVGGIEDFHGRFKHLYPQHVKVNLDGWHKRERREALQARAIALAELEFKITRNAKNLAAVIIEPMIQGAGGILDMPGGYLLRLRQLCDAHNVLLIVDEVATGFGRTGKMFACEHENVQPDIMAVGKGLTGGYLPLAATLTSEKVYEAFLGRPEEGKTFFHGHTFTGNPIACAAAIASLDLFKKKKVLKNVAERSEELAIWLREIQEHHHVRECRWLGLMGGIELAPNPMDPTSKYHPSRRVGHRVILEARRRGVILRPLGEVIVLMPPLSATEKDIDKLCEVAYDAINIVTGQEELFAEAARW